In one window of Polyodon spathula isolate WHYD16114869_AA unplaced genomic scaffold, ASM1765450v1 scaffolds_3755, whole genome shotgun sequence DNA:
- the LOC121312260 gene encoding transcription factor HES-5-like, producing MAPTITAAMRYSQGHVAMTNKLRKPVVEKMRRDRINSSIEQLKTLLGKEFVKQQPDSKLEKADILEMTVCYLRQSASARPATGNEGYSRCVQEIVRFLSRDEMKTETQRKLLNHFQAAQNSPVHQIPVKEATPVKSALWRPW from the exons ATGGCACCTACAATCACTGCAGCTATGCGATACTCACAGGGACACGTGGCAATGACAAACAAG TTGAGAAAACCGGTGGTTGAAAAGATGCGCAGAGATCGTATCAACAGCAGCATCGAGCAGCTCAAGACGTTACTGGGAAAAGAATTCGTGAAGCAGCAGCCCGATTCCAAACTGGAGAAAGCGGACATCCTGGAAATGACCGTCTGCTACCTGAGACAGAGCGCCTCCGCCCGGCCAGCGACGGGAAACGAAGGCTACTCCAGGTGTGTGCAAGAAATCGTGCGCTTCCTTTCCCGGGATGAAATGAAGACAGAAACCCAGAGAAAACTACTGAACCATTTCCAAGCTGCGCAGAATTCTCCAGTGCATCAGATCCCCGTCAAAGAGGCGACCCCGGTGAAGAGTGCCCTCTGGCGGCCCTGGTAG